The Natrinema caseinilyticum genomic sequence CGAGTTCTGGGACGACGATCGAGGCACCCTCTACTTCACTCCCGAGAGCGGCGAGTCGCTCGTCACGCGACCCCAGGAACTCGGCGATCAGTCGACGCCCTCCGCGGCCGGCGTCGCGGTCGAGACGCTGCTCGCGCTCGACGAGTTTGCGACGGAGGAGTTCGAAGATCTAGCCGCCACCGTCCTCGAAACCCACGCGAACCGAATCGAAGCGAACGCGCTCGAACACGCGACCCTGTGTCTCGCCGCCGACCGCCTTCAGTCCGGCGCGCTCGAGGTGACGGTGGCCGCAACGGCCCTCCCGAACGAGTGGCGCGATCGATTCGCCTCGCGGTACTACCCCGATCGGCTCTTCGCGCTCCGGCCGCCGACCGAGGACGGACTCGCGGACTGGCTCGACCGACTGGACTTAGAGGAGGCGCCGCCGATCTGGGCGGGGCGGGAGGCCCGCGACGGAGAACCGACGCTGTACGTCTGTCGGGATCGAACGTGCTCGCCGCCGACCCACGACGCGGCCGAGGCGCTCGAGTGGCTCGGAGATGCGGACGAAGAGTCGGGGACGGGAGACGCGGCGGACGCTCCGTTCTGAAATCGGTCGGGTGGCCGTCCCGGTCGGACGCGGTTCCGTCACGCTGTGACGTTACGATGGAAGGGGCCCGGACGGATTTCCCACAAAATGTTACCGCTTCGTGGGATTTATTGACCATCGTTTTCCAACTCTGAGGGAGTATGACTATCACGCACGACGAGCGGCCGATCGGTGACGCGAACGACTCCCGCGCCGACCGGCCGGAGAACGTGAGCCGCCGGGGCGGTGAGACCGGCTCCTCGATGCGGATCTGGGATGCGGCCTCGAGCCACGAGACGCAGGTCGGAACCGGGAGCGCGAGACCCGTGACGATCGACGTGCGGACGGGCCACCGACGCGAGGCGCACCTCGAATGACGGACGACCCCTTCGAGGAGGTCGCCGAAGCGAAGCGAACGGTTTCCGACGACGCGCGCGAGGAGGCCGTCGCACGCCAGCACGAACTCGGCAAGCTGACCGCCCGCGAGCGTATCGACTACGTGCTCGACGACGGCACGTTCGAGGAGATCGGCCGTCTCGCATCGCCGATGCCGACGACGCCGGAAACGACCGACTGGGAGCGCGAGGACGCTCCCGCGGATGGTGTCGTCACGGGTTACGGCGAGATCGACGGCCGCTCGGTCGCGCTCTTCGCCACCGACTTCACGGTCAAGGGCGGTTCGATCGGGCACGCCGGCGGCCGGAAGATGGCGCGGGTCGCCAACCGCGCCCTCGACCGGGGGCTGCCGCTGATCATGCTTCACGACGGGGGCGGCCACCGCATCCAGGAGGGCCTCGACGCGGCGCCGTTCGCCCGCGGTGACAACGGTTTCTCGAAGCTCCAGACGGCCCTCTCCGGCTGGGTTCCCGTCGTCTCCGCGATGATGGGGCCGGCCTTCGCCGCGCCGACGAATTTCGCGGCCCTGTCGGACTTCGTCCCGATCGTCGAGGGCACGGGAACGATGGGCGTCGCCGGCCCGTCGCTCGTCGAGGCCGCCCTCGGCGTCGACGGCACCAAAGAGGAACTCGGCAGCGCGCGGTTCCAGACGACCGAAACCGGTATGGCCGATCTCGCGTGCGAGGACGACGAGGCCTGTCTCGACGCGATCCGACGGTTCCTCTCGTACCTGCCCCGAAACGCCAGACGGGAGCCCCCGACCATCGACTCGCGACCGCCGGCCGTCGACGGCGAGCGGTTGCGTGAGATCGTCCCCTCGAGCCCGCGGAAGGGATACGACATCGACGCGATCATCGAGGGAATCGTCGACCGGGCCTCGGTGTTCGAACTCAAACCGACCTACGCTCGGAACGTGGTCACCGCGTTCGCTCGCCTCGAGGGCGAGCCGATCGGCGTCGTCGCCAACAATCCGCGGATCAAGGCGGGGACGATCGACACGGGCGCGTCGGAGAAAGCCGCTCACTTCGCGGCGGTCTGCGACGCGTACGGGCTCCCGATCGTGACGCTGGCCGACGTGCCCGGGATCCTGCCCGGTCCCGACTCGGAGCGCGAGGGTATCGCCCGACACTCCGCGAAACTCCCCTTCGAACTCGCGCGCGCGACGGTTCCGATCGCCAGCGTCGTCCTCCGACGCGGCTACGGGTTCGGCTACGTGGCGATGGGCGGCGGTCGGTCGATCGACTCGGAGCTTTCGGTGCTGTGGCCGACGGCCGAGGTCGCGGCCATGGGCATCGAAGGCGCCGTCGACATCGCCTACCGCCGAGAGATCGAAGCCGCCGACGACCCCGAAACCCGACGCTCGGAGCTGATCGAGAAATTCAAAGACAGGACCGACGCCGTCCGCGCGTCCTCTCGCGTCGGGACCGACGGCGTCGTCCAGCCCGAAGACACCCGCGAGCGGATCGTTCGCGCGTTCGCTCGAGCGGACGAGCCGCGCGAGAACGACTGGCCGCCCAAGAAACGACCGATCGATCCGATCTGAGCGACGACTCCACCGGCCGATTCGGGGTTCCGGACGAGTCCGACTTACGCCGTCTCGAGCGCGGCGTCGATCTGGTCGGCCAACCAGACCGCCGGCGGAACGGGTTCCTCCTCGACGAATCGGGTGATCTCCTCGCCGTCGTCGGTTTCGACGACCACGGTCGGGATGAACTCGACGTCGTACTCCTCGACGCCGGGACCCTGCTTGTCCTCGTCCAGCGCGTACTCCTCGATTCGCTCGCTCGGAATCCCGGCCGCCTCGAGCGCGGCGCCGAGATCGGGAAGCAGCGCGCGGCAGTCCTTGCACCAGTCGCCGCCCCAGATCTTGTACACCAGTTCGTCGTCGTGCGCTGCGAGCGTGTCGACCGCGTCCCCGTAGGAGGCCGCGTCCCAGGTCGGGTTCGGCCGCATGGTTTCGAGACTCATACGCACGGCTTGCGCCTCCGCGGGCTTAACCGCGGTGTTTCTGACAACGCGTTCGCTCGAGCGTCCGTCCACCACCGCTCGCACTCGGCCGACCAACCGCCGCCGGGCGGGGTAGTTGCGGTTCCGTGATACACACCGCAGGAGGAGACACGAATGGTTAGCCGGCACGTCCTGCCTGTGTCCAGCACGCGTTTACGTCTGGGATCCCTACGCGAGTGCAATGAAAGGGAGCATTCTGGACACCATCGGCTCGCCGCTCGTCCAGGTCGATTCGCCCGAGGGCGCGACGGTCGCCGCGAAGATCGAATCGTTCAACCCCGGCGGCTCGGCCAAAGACCGGCCGGCTCGCGAGATGATCCGGGCCGCCGAACGCGACGGGGTGATCGAACCCGGCGACTGGCTCGTCGAACCGACCAGCGGAAACACCGGTATCGGGCTCGCACTGGTCGCGGCCGCACGCGGCTACGATCTGACGATCGTCATGCCGGCGTCGAAATCCAAGGAGCGCCGACAGATCATGGCCGCGTACGGGGCCGACCTCGAGCTGGTCGAGGGCGAGATGGAAGACGCCCGCGCCCGCGCCGACGAACTCGAGTCGGAGGGTGCGATCCAGCTGGGGCAGTTCGAAAATCCCGCGAACCCCGAGGCCCACTACAAGACGACGGGCGAGGAAATCGTCGAGCAGGTCGGCGACCGCGAGGTCGACGCGTTCGTGGCCGGCGTCGGGACCGGCGGAACGCTCTCGGGAACCGGTCGCCGCCTCCGCGAGGAGTTTCCGGAGATGGACATCGTCGCCGTCGAACCGGCCAGAAACCCGGTCCTCTCGACCGGCGAGGCGGGTCACGACGAGTTCCAGGGGATGGGGCCGGGATTCGTCAGCGACAACCTCGACGTCGACCTGATCGACCGCGTCGAAACGGTGACACTCGAGGACGCCGAAGCGGAGTGTCGCCGACTCGCGCGCGAGGAAGGGGTTCTCGTCGGTCAGTCGAGCGGCGCGACGAGTCTGGCCTCGCAGCGGGTCGCCCGCGAGATCGCCGATCCCGAAGTCGTCTGTCCGGACGTGCCGACCGCCTTCGACGACGTGGGACAGCCGGCTTCGCAGGAAACCGATGGTGGACGGACGGCTGACGACTGCCCGCTCGTCGTCACGGTCTTCTGGGATAGCGGCGAACGGTACCTCTCGACCGGGTTGTTCGACTGACTGTCGACCGGTCTTCGAGAGCCCTCGTCGGCCGATCGTCGACCGAATCGCCCGCCTCGGGAACGGGTCAAACAGGTCGGCGAAAAGAGATTTTTTACCTAGGCGAACCCCCTTTACCCGGACCTTCGTACGTCGAGGTGCGATGACACATCCCTCCAGACGCAGTCTGTTGTGTAGTACTGCCTCGATCGTGGCGCTCTCTGCCGGGTGTATCGCGGACGATCCCGGGAGCGCGTCGAACGGCGACGGCGGCAGCGGTGGCGACGGTGGCAGTGATGGTGACGGGAGTAACGACGGCGATAACGGAAACGAGACGGACGGAACCGACGGCTCCCCGGAGAACGGAGCGGGCGACGAACTGGCCGACTGTGAGACACGGCCGTTTCAGTACCCAGAACGGTCTGAGTCGCCAGACGTGGCACTCTTGTTGGATCAAACCGACGGGGACCACTGGCTCGCCGAACGGGAACCGCAACCGGACGCGGTCACCGAGTTTATCGATGCGACGGACTTCGAGGCGTCGGTCATCGTCGCCCTCGAGGCCGGCGCGCCCAATCCGTGCTACGGATTGGTGATCGACGAACTCGATATCGACGACGGCGATGCGAACACCGAGGACGACGACGCGCTCTCGATCGACGCGGCGGTCCGCGGCACGTCCGACGAATCCCGGGCCTGTACCCAGCAGATCGTGACCGTCGGGCGACTCGTCCGGGCG encodes the following:
- a CDS encoding acyl-CoA carboxylase subunit beta gives rise to the protein MTDDPFEEVAEAKRTVSDDAREEAVARQHELGKLTARERIDYVLDDGTFEEIGRLASPMPTTPETTDWEREDAPADGVVTGYGEIDGRSVALFATDFTVKGGSIGHAGGRKMARVANRALDRGLPLIMLHDGGGHRIQEGLDAAPFARGDNGFSKLQTALSGWVPVVSAMMGPAFAAPTNFAALSDFVPIVEGTGTMGVAGPSLVEAALGVDGTKEELGSARFQTTETGMADLACEDDEACLDAIRRFLSYLPRNARREPPTIDSRPPAVDGERLREIVPSSPRKGYDIDAIIEGIVDRASVFELKPTYARNVVTAFARLEGEPIGVVANNPRIKAGTIDTGASEKAAHFAAVCDAYGLPIVTLADVPGILPGPDSEREGIARHSAKLPFELARATVPIASVVLRRGYGFGYVAMGGGRSIDSELSVLWPTAEVAAMGIEGAVDIAYRREIEAADDPETRRSELIEKFKDRTDAVRASSRVGTDGVVQPEDTRERIVRAFARADEPRENDWPPKKRPIDPI
- a CDS encoding TlpA family protein disulfide reductase; this translates as MSLETMRPNPTWDAASYGDAVDTLAAHDDELVYKIWGGDWCKDCRALLPDLGAALEAAGIPSERIEEYALDEDKQGPGVEEYDVEFIPTVVVETDDGEEITRFVEEEPVPPAVWLADQIDAALETA
- a CDS encoding PLP-dependent cysteine synthase family protein, with translation MKGSILDTIGSPLVQVDSPEGATVAAKIESFNPGGSAKDRPAREMIRAAERDGVIEPGDWLVEPTSGNTGIGLALVAAARGYDLTIVMPASKSKERRQIMAAYGADLELVEGEMEDARARADELESEGAIQLGQFENPANPEAHYKTTGEEIVEQVGDREVDAFVAGVGTGGTLSGTGRRLREEFPEMDIVAVEPARNPVLSTGEAGHDEFQGMGPGFVSDNLDVDLIDRVETVTLEDAEAECRRLAREEGVLVGQSSGATSLASQRVAREIADPEVVCPDVPTAFDDVGQPASQETDGGRTADDCPLVVTVFWDSGERYLSTGLFD